A region from the Armatimonadota bacterium genome encodes:
- the pilM gene encoding type IV pilus assembly protein PilM, protein MMQLSIFRKKAHVGVDLGTSSIKLMQIEPDGDGWRVSRFAEVPTPVDAIKDGVVVDAVRVADAIKEALRAGKISATSAIIGVAGGSVIVRTVRIPVMPEATLRKSIRFEAGRYVPSSIEDSFIEFEIIGEAPDNQMDVLIVAAPREIVKSRTEACAAAGLEVEVVDIEAFAMYRALIESDMASELADSTIALVDIGFTTTNVSVISKGVFAMTRSIPQAGRVLTEALQNYFKLNDEDAEQGKAQLDLRVLVNADGPVENPPLRVLQPHIDDLIREIRRSLNYYQSQQAETGESNPVTKLVLSGGGARLTGLDEYVAHKLGIDTVRIGVFDTEQITASNLDSNDAHGFHLSVASGLAMRSAAGAA, encoded by the coding sequence ATGATGCAGCTTAGCATTTTCAGAAAGAAGGCGCACGTTGGCGTAGATCTCGGTACCAGCTCGATCAAGCTGATGCAGATCGAACCGGACGGTGACGGGTGGAGGGTTTCGCGATTCGCGGAGGTCCCGACGCCGGTAGACGCGATCAAGGACGGCGTCGTTGTGGATGCTGTGCGGGTCGCGGACGCCATCAAGGAAGCCTTGCGTGCAGGCAAGATCAGCGCAACAAGCGCGATCATCGGCGTTGCCGGCGGATCGGTCATCGTTCGCACGGTACGGATTCCCGTCATGCCGGAAGCGACTCTGAGAAAGTCGATTCGGTTTGAGGCAGGTCGTTATGTGCCGTCCTCGATCGAGGACAGCTTCATTGAGTTTGAGATCATCGGCGAGGCGCCGGATAATCAAATGGATGTTTTGATCGTCGCGGCACCGCGCGAAATCGTCAAAAGCCGGACCGAGGCGTGCGCGGCTGCCGGCCTGGAGGTTGAAGTCGTTGATATCGAAGCGTTCGCGATGTATCGCGCTCTCATTGAGTCAGACATGGCTTCGGAGCTGGCAGACAGCACCATCGCGCTGGTCGATATCGGGTTTACGACGACGAACGTCAGCGTGATCTCAAAGGGTGTATTCGCGATGACGCGTTCGATCCCCCAAGCAGGAAGGGTTCTCACCGAAGCGCTTCAGAACTACTTCAAATTGAACGACGAAGACGCAGAGCAAGGCAAGGCGCAGCTCGATCTGCGGGTTTTGGTGAACGCTGATGGTCCAGTTGAAAACCCGCCGTTGAGGGTCTTGCAACCTCACATTGACGATTTGATTCGAGAAATCAGGCGATCTCTCAACTACTACCAGTCACAGCAGGCGGAAACCGGCGAATCGAACCCGGTAACGAAGCTGGTGCTGTCGGGCGGCGGGGCAAGGCTGACCGGTCTCGACGAATACGTCGCTCACAAGCTCGGGATCGATACTGTTCGCATCGGAGTGTTCGACACGGAGCAGATTACGGCAAGCAACCTCGATTCCAATGACGCCCACGGCTTCCACCTCTCCGTCGCTTCAGGTTTGGCGATGAGATCGGCGGCGGGGGCCGCGTAG
- a CDS encoding AAA family ATPase, with translation MYETYWGLREAPFTLTPDPRFLYMSRDHEDALMMMHYAITRNKGAAMLAGKIGLGKTTITRKLLETLDPVRYKLVMIVNPLLTPLQMLQEILSQLDIETKSRNRQALIQTLHLSLLENYDRGQRVILMIDEAHLIKSDAAFEEIRLLLNCQMNDQFLISLILVGQPELREKLATVPALEQRLAVRYELKVLDEFDTGELITHRLRVAGYTRKQSPFTPDAIHEIYKISGGVPRVILQLADNAMLMAMARKEPMIDGFLTHHVAEEYFGGMAA, from the coding sequence ATGTACGAAACCTATTGGGGTCTAAGGGAAGCGCCGTTCACCCTGACTCCGGATCCCCGGTTCCTCTACATGAGCAGGGATCACGAGGATGCGTTGATGATGATGCACTACGCCATCACACGCAACAAGGGCGCGGCGATGCTGGCTGGCAAAATTGGGTTGGGCAAGACGACCATAACGAGGAAGCTGCTAGAGACGCTCGATCCTGTCCGCTACAAGCTCGTAATGATCGTCAATCCCCTCCTGACTCCGCTGCAGATGTTGCAAGAGATTCTCTCGCAGTTGGATATCGAGACGAAGTCGCGCAATCGGCAAGCCCTCATTCAGACTCTGCACCTCTCGCTGCTGGAGAACTACGACCGAGGTCAGCGCGTGATTCTGATGATAGACGAGGCGCATCTGATCAAGAGCGATGCAGCGTTCGAAGAGATTCGCTTGCTGCTCAACTGTCAAATGAACGATCAGTTCCTCATCAGTCTGATCCTCGTCGGACAGCCTGAGCTGCGGGAAAAACTTGCGACTGTCCCGGCGCTGGAGCAGCGTCTGGCAGTTCGATACGAACTGAAGGTACTGGACGAGTTTGATACCGGGGAGCTGATTACGCATCGGTTGCGCGTTGCCGGATACACGCGCAAACAGTCGCCTTTCACTCCCGACGCAATCCATGAGATATACAAGATTTCTGGCGGGGTGCCGCGCGTAATCCTACAACTTGCCGACAACGCGATGCTGATGGCTATGGCGCGCAAGGAGCCGATGATCGACGGTTTTCTTACTCACCACGTGGCAGAAGAGTACTTCGGAGGCATGGCGGCTTGA
- a CDS encoding MFS transporter, with protein sequence MLPGARSLRIREFKWLWIGQTVSQLGDAVYFLVFLFLAQKVSGNPAVVGTVMALAALPFVVLGPIAGVAADKVDRRKLMAGADFASALILAGFAAYAYFEPLPPIWLIGVMAFSLSCVNAFFMPARTAAIPALVPRELLMDANALAIASQQLMGMIGLALSASVLGLIFQVAPAYFLLASAALNALTFAISGAFILKLPALKPETGSGAPSGKLLKDIKAGLKVVRADIVLRLALPITIVSNLFIAGFMVMYAAINDDWYGGRFSTLAWLEFGFAAAMVVTTLAISRITIRRPGTTYAVATLVVGLLVAGMCWGRGYWQFMTLNVLCGVAVPFAWLSMNVYIQTAFKDEFRGRIASVWTAASVGMHPVGLAVIGPLAAWLGLANVFLVMGFGMCAATLIGLLNRSFMRAEMPGF encoded by the coding sequence TTGCTACCTGGTGCGCGCTCCCTTCGAATACGAGAGTTCAAATGGCTGTGGATCGGCCAGACCGTGTCGCAACTTGGCGACGCGGTGTACTTTCTCGTGTTTCTGTTCCTGGCCCAGAAAGTCAGCGGCAACCCGGCAGTGGTTGGAACGGTCATGGCGCTGGCGGCGCTGCCGTTCGTCGTTCTTGGACCCATAGCCGGCGTTGCGGCAGACAAGGTGGATCGCCGAAAACTGATGGCCGGAGCCGATTTCGCCAGCGCGCTCATCTTGGCTGGGTTCGCTGCGTACGCCTATTTCGAACCTCTGCCGCCTATCTGGCTTATCGGCGTGATGGCCTTTAGCCTCTCTTGCGTCAACGCGTTCTTCATGCCGGCGCGAACGGCGGCGATACCGGCTCTGGTGCCGCGCGAATTGCTCATGGATGCCAACGCCCTGGCCATCGCGAGTCAGCAGCTGATGGGCATGATCGGGTTGGCCTTGTCGGCGTCCGTTTTGGGCTTGATCTTCCAAGTCGCCCCGGCCTACTTTCTGCTCGCCTCGGCAGCGCTCAACGCCCTCACGTTCGCAATCTCCGGTGCGTTCATCTTGAAGCTGCCGGCGCTCAAACCTGAAACCGGCTCCGGTGCGCCCAGCGGCAAACTGCTAAAGGACATCAAGGCTGGACTCAAGGTTGTACGCGCCGACATCGTGCTGCGGCTGGCCCTGCCGATCACGATAGTCTCCAACCTGTTCATAGCAGGATTCATGGTGATGTACGCGGCCATCAACGACGACTGGTACGGAGGCAGGTTCAGCACCCTGGCGTGGCTCGAGTTCGGATTCGCAGCAGCCATGGTCGTCACTACGCTCGCCATCAGCCGAATCACGATCCGCCGACCTGGAACCACCTACGCGGTGGCCACCCTCGTCGTGGGTCTGCTCGTCGCCGGCATGTGCTGGGGCAGAGGCTACTGGCAGTTCATGACGCTCAACGTGCTCTGTGGTGTCGCTGTACCGTTCGCATGGCTATCGATGAACGTTTACATTCAAACCGCGTTCAAAGACGAGTTCCGCGGTCGCATCGCCAGCGTGTGGACTGCAGCGAGCGTTGGCATGCACCCAGTTGGGCTAGCTGTAATCGGACCTCTCGCAGCCTGGCTCGGCCTGGCAAACGTGTTCCTCGTCATGGGGTTCGGCATGTGCGCCGCGACGCTGATCGGCCTGCTGAATCGGTCGTTCATGCGCGCGGAAATGCCCGGATTTTAA
- a CDS encoding PilN domain-containing protein — MPLVNLIKEDRLVAAQRERHVRLLLIACVVIGGGSFLASGLLAFETQKLHTASKQLIAIQEKLEPYLSQVDANEGSISSMQPKIQILSDAVDQTEQWTRILDHLRSNMPNGVWLTSVTCTRMVQTKPITVTLKGYSTTQESVGFLILRLNLSKDLEGTQLKFTQERRTEDGKALEFEVTSELVGSAPPAPTVKEA, encoded by the coding sequence ATGCCATTAGTCAATCTAATTAAAGAAGACCGGCTGGTTGCAGCGCAAAGGGAACGGCACGTACGGCTGCTTCTGATCGCATGCGTCGTAATCGGCGGAGGTTCGTTCCTAGCATCAGGGCTGCTAGCATTCGAAACGCAAAAGCTACATACCGCCAGCAAGCAGTTGATAGCGATTCAGGAAAAGCTCGAGCCGTACCTGAGTCAGGTCGATGCGAACGAGGGCAGCATCAGTTCGATGCAGCCGAAAATCCAGATTCTCTCAGACGCAGTCGATCAGACGGAGCAGTGGACGCGGATTCTCGACCACCTCAGGAGCAATATGCCGAACGGCGTGTGGTTGACGAGCGTTACGTGTACTCGGATGGTTCAAACGAAGCCGATAACGGTCACGCTCAAGGGGTACAGCACGACTCAAGAATCGGTTGGTTTTCTCATACTCAGATTGAACTTGAGCAAGGATCTTGAAGGCACTCAACTGAAGTTTACGCAGGAGCGAAGGACTGAGGACGGCAAGGCGCTCGAGTTCGAAGTAACCAGCGAACTCGTTGGATCGGCACCGCCGGCGCCGACGGTCAAGGAGGCCTGA
- a CDS encoding helix-turn-helix domain-containing protein produces the protein MNLADAIRNATRSQYAGHEQREERPEFGWDGVALDGSHSGEDTRQMENQIENPEPRGQAPEPPPASVTSGNAVRLELFLSGEQMTAMLRAIMAGQHSVLTLREAAAYLRISPSTLERLVEGDEIPGVEIDGRWRFPKLNLDDWLLAQLHRTKEQDDAA, from the coding sequence TTGAACCTAGCGGACGCTATCAGGAACGCCACGCGCAGCCAATACGCTGGGCACGAGCAGCGGGAGGAGAGGCCCGAGTTCGGCTGGGACGGAGTCGCACTGGACGGCTCGCACAGCGGCGAGGACACACGACAGATGGAAAATCAGATTGAAAACCCGGAGCCACGAGGGCAGGCGCCGGAACCACCCCCGGCTAGCGTTACGAGTGGAAACGCGGTGCGCCTGGAGCTTTTCCTGAGCGGAGAGCAGATGACCGCGATGTTGAGGGCAATCATGGCCGGCCAGCATTCGGTTCTCACTCTGCGAGAGGCAGCCGCCTACCTGCGAATCAGCCCATCGACCCTAGAAAGGCTCGTCGAAGGCGACGAAATTCCGGGAGTTGAGATCGATGGCCGATGGCGGTTCCCAAAGCTGAACCTAGACGATTGGCTGTTGGCACAACTACACAGAACCAAGGAGCAAGATGATGCAGCTTAG